A portion of the Bacteroidota bacterium genome contains these proteins:
- a CDS encoding TonB-dependent receptor, which translates to MKHPLKNGFALAVLFFLGMTVSLVAQQVNIRGRVIDGTDKSPIQGVTVIVVGTEMGMSTGEDGNFSFLVNSAPEIKLLFRYVEFPSDTTLVVKTETGKVNYEVELVTGEGKQVLFDPIVFTANKGQQNISRLSASFDVIGAKKVDMQVSHDIKDALQQNSGVDIIDGQPSIRGSSGYAYGVGSRVMLLLDGLPLLSPDAGIAQFDMIPTDNIAQIEVMKGASSVLYGSSAMGGVINVLMADAPEKPKTSIRLRGTGYGSPRDKRLDWDGNRFAKNAGINIFHSHKIGRHDVIGLVDFWKDTGWKANNASTQGRAQVMTKFRPKGLNGLTWGINGNIRFDSSSTSVFWDSYYPDDTLITFGGDTVFNSLGALSGSTSIRRQLNIRSSIDPYIKYLTPKGNLHSYRGRMMRTSNTNDTYQSNYNAMYFNDYNFSTRLLDERLTWVIGGTLSYNTIRGDSIYKGKHTALNTAAYTQVDGRISAKWSATFGARFDKWTIDDTLINASPIFRVGTNYEFRQGSNIRASFGQAFRSPSIAERYLDTNAGGLVIASNPKLEVEKGYSTELGFRQGYMVGKGKRALIGYVDVAGFMMDYKNMIEFGVVPPDTFIFGSTPVFSTRNYARARLTGIEATAMAQWTHEKLHFDVNGGITYMNPVNLNGDTAKQVDLLNTVGPQDQPFTGEAFGMILALNSPSDAPFHRDDNPKVLKYRSKWLNRFSATVGYGRYSLTCNYRYKSAILAIDQFLYIGVPGTADWVLSHPKGFSIFDFVVSAQVSKAFQLTLSAKNALNEEYAVLPGNMGEQRSYAFQMKYVF; encoded by the coding sequence ATGAAGCACCCCCTCAAAAATGGCTTCGCATTGGCGGTTTTGTTTTTTCTGGGAATGACGGTTTCGTTGGTTGCCCAGCAGGTAAATATCCGTGGCAGGGTCATCGATGGCACCGACAAAAGTCCGATTCAGGGCGTAACGGTCATCGTGGTGGGCACAGAAATGGGTATGAGTACCGGTGAAGACGGTAATTTCTCTTTTTTGGTCAATTCGGCTCCCGAAATCAAACTGCTGTTTCGCTACGTCGAATTTCCATCTGACACCACGCTTGTCGTCAAGACTGAAACCGGCAAAGTCAACTATGAAGTCGAATTGGTTACAGGTGAGGGAAAGCAGGTTTTGTTTGACCCCATCGTCTTCACCGCCAACAAGGGACAACAGAATATTTCCAGACTTTCGGCTTCGTTTGATGTCATCGGCGCAAAGAAGGTCGACATGCAGGTGAGCCATGATATCAAGGACGCCTTGCAGCAAAACTCGGGTGTGGATATCATTGACGGTCAGCCGAGTATCCGGGGGAGTTCGGGATATGCGTACGGCGTGGGCAGCCGCGTAATGCTGTTGTTGGACGGCCTACCCTTGTTGTCGCCTGATGCCGGCATCGCGCAGTTTGATATGATTCCGACGGACAACATCGCCCAAATTGAGGTGATGAAAGGCGCTTCGTCGGTGCTTTACGGTTCCTCCGCCATGGGCGGCGTCATCAATGTGTTGATGGCCGATGCGCCCGAAAAGCCCAAGACCTCCATTCGCCTTCGCGGCACAGGTTATGGCTCGCCGAGAGACAAAAGATTGGACTGGGATGGAAACAGATTCGCCAAGAATGCAGGCATCAATATCTTTCACAGCCACAAAATCGGGCGTCATGACGTGATTGGCTTGGTCGATTTTTGGAAAGATACCGGATGGAAGGCCAACAATGCCTCGACGCAAGGCCGTGCCCAAGTCATGACCAAATTTCGGCCCAAGGGCCTGAACGGCTTGACGTGGGGAATCAACGGAAACATCCGTTTTGATTCGTCGAGTACTTCGGTTTTCTGGGATTCGTATTACCCTGATGACACGTTGATTACCTTTGGCGGAGATACCGTTTTCAATTCCTTGGGGGCACTTTCCGGCTCTACAAGCATTCGCAGGCAGCTCAACATCCGAAGCTCGATCGATCCTTATATCAAGTATCTTACGCCCAAGGGCAATTTGCATTCCTACCGTGGACGCATGATGCGCACGAGCAATACCAACGACACCTACCAAAGCAACTACAATGCGATGTATTTCAACGACTACAACTTCTCGACGCGCTTGCTTGACGAGCGTTTGACTTGGGTGATTGGTGGAACATTGAGCTACAACACGATACGCGGCGACAGTATCTATAAAGGAAAACATACGGCACTGAATACTGCTGCTTATACCCAAGTCGATGGACGAATTTCAGCGAAATGGTCAGCAACGTTTGGTGCACGCTTTGACAAGTGGACCATCGACGATACGCTGATCAATGCATCGCCGATTTTCAGAGTCGGTACCAACTACGAATTTCGCCAAGGCTCCAACATTCGGGCCTCGTTTGGCCAAGCCTTCCGTAGCCCCTCGATTGCCGAGCGCTACCTTGACACCAATGCCGGCGGCTTGGTGATCGCCTCCAATCCCAAATTGGAAGTGGAAAAGGGTTATTCTACCGAATTGGGCTTCCGGCAGGGGTATATGGTCGGCAAAGGAAAACGCGCCTTGATCGGCTATGTGGATGTTGCCGGCTTCATGATGGACTATAAAAACATGATCGAATTTGGTGTTGTGCCGCCGGATACCTTCATTTTTGGATCGACACCTGTGTTTTCCACGCGCAACTACGCCCGCGCCCGCCTCACAGGTATTGAAGCAACGGCAATGGCCCAATGGACCCATGAAAAACTCCATTTTGATGTCAATGGTGGGATCACCTACATGAATCCGGTGAATCTAAATGGAGATACCGCAAAGCAAGTGGACTTGTTGAACACCGTAGGTCCACAAGATCAGCCATTTACGGGAGAGGCATTTGGAATGATTCTCGCTTTGAATTCGCCGAGTGATGCGCCGTTCCACCGGGACGACAATCCTAAGGTTTTGAAATACCGTAGTAAATGGCTCAATCGATTCAGCGCGACCGTCGGATATGGCCGCTACAGCTTGACCTGCAATTACCGCTACAAGTCCGCGATTTTGGCCATTGACCAATTCCTGTACATCGGCGTTCCGGGCACAGCCGATTGGGTTTTGTCACATCCTAAAGGCTTCAGCATCTTCGATTTTGTCGTTTCGGCCCAGGTTTCCAAAGCGTTTCAGTTGACATTGTCGGCCAAAAATGCCCTCAACGAAGAGTATGCGGTATTGCCAGGAAATATGGGCGAGCAACGCTCGTATGCGTTCCAAATGAAATACGTTTTCTAG
- a CDS encoding T9SS type A sorting domain-containing protein, whose amino-acid sequence MDPGYYHTAPCVLQPYACVTSTALCGNIGSNTTDYLFQVNKIPDSVRVYGIEGAGNPIDGCYPDADMMFNFTTLAVEWGNIEGIATENAIKVKWATISETNSEFFAIERVGTSGVFEEIGTVNATGYSAEERRYEFVDLAPMPGINRYRILQLDEAGNSDASQAIEVNFAGPTGLVWGAVGPNPAADFLNLTFYNDQSESLLLTVSDMNGKSVIRQEISANAGANAIRLALDKVDAGAYFVSLNSGSEKLTRKIVKL is encoded by the coding sequence GTGGATCCAGGCTACTACCATACTGCTCCCTGTGTATTACAGCCCTATGCTTGTGTGACAAGCACGGCCTTGTGCGGAAACATCGGCTCCAACACAACCGATTATCTTTTTCAGGTTAATAAAATTCCTGACTCCGTTCGTGTTTACGGAATTGAAGGTGCAGGTAACCCGATTGACGGTTGTTATCCCGATGCTGATATGATGTTCAACTTCACTACCCTCGCCGTGGAATGGGGCAATATTGAAGGCATCGCCACCGAGAACGCTATTAAGGTAAAGTGGGCGACGATTTCAGAAACCAATAGCGAATTTTTTGCCATTGAGCGCGTAGGCACAAGCGGCGTGTTTGAAGAAATCGGAACCGTCAATGCTACGGGTTACTCAGCCGAAGAGCGACGTTATGAATTTGTGGACCTCGCTCCGATGCCAGGCATCAACCGGTACCGGATCCTTCAACTGGATGAAGCAGGGAACTCCGATGCCTCGCAAGCCATTGAAGTGAACTTTGCTGGTCCTACAGGATTGGTTTGGGGTGCAGTTGGACCAAATCCTGCTGCTGACTTCTTGAATTTGACATTCTACAACGATCAGTCCGAGTCCTTGTTGCTCACCGTGAGCGACATGAATGGGAAATCGGTGATTCGTCAAGAAATCTCCGCGAACGCAGGCGCCAATGCCATCAGACTTGCCTTGGACAAAGTCGATGCCGGTGCCTATTTTGTGAGCTTGAACAGCGGCAGCGAGAAGCTCACCCGCAAAATCGTGAAGCTCTAA
- a CDS encoding TonB-dependent receptor: MARGRSKIVLGLFVFLLGMTGWGLMAQNVTVKGTVLDVNDKSKLEGVTVSVGTEAGGLTLEDGMFSFSVKRAPELKVRFQYSGSDTTLTVVTDPGVNEYAIEMLLGQKKTMTMDVVVITAGKHEQTLADVVTSMDVIGQKSVDLQISSDIEDALVQSSGVDIIDGQPNIRGSSGYAYGVGSRVMVMLDGLPLLSPDAGYVQFDLIPTDNIAQIEVMKGASSVLYGSSAMGGVINVIMADAPEEPKTSIRLRGAMYDSPYDKRLDWDSTKSAKNAGINIFHSRKIGRHDLVLLGDFWRNTGWRHGTGSTEGRAQIMTKFRPKAVPGMVWGINASTKFDSSTTFLFWDSYIPADTFYAFASDEPRYNSLGAYSGQNSARSQFNTRFTVDPYIKYLTPKGNIHNYRGRYMRTNNNNDTGQGSHNTMWYNDYQFSTHLWENRINWVSGATASFNFSDGDSLYGGDHKAVNLAVYTQFDARLTEKLNATIGGRFDNWQIDDSVNNRSPIFRAGLNYEFVKGSNIRTSFGQAFRSPSIAERYTNTFASGLTIAPNPDLLVEKGFSAEIGYRQGFLWQSKTRSDRSLLGYVDVAGFVMNYQNMIEFGVQTPDTFILTELVPVFTAKNFAHARTAGVEATAMLQYTMGKLRFDLNGGITYINPVNLDPSPDSLQVDLLNLMGPQDNPTNNEAFGMLLSMLTTEDMPGHRVDNPKVLKYRSKWLNRVSATVGYGAFNLTCNYRYKSAVLAIDQFLYAAIPGASDWVKAHPKGYGLVDIIASAQVTKGFQIALSAENAFNREYVILPGIIGEQRNFNIQMKYVF; the protein is encoded by the coding sequence ATGGCTAGAGGCAGATCGAAAATCGTATTGGGGCTTTTTGTTTTCCTATTGGGAATGACGGGTTGGGGCCTGATGGCGCAAAACGTCACTGTGAAAGGAACCGTGCTCGATGTCAACGACAAATCGAAACTCGAAGGAGTGACGGTTTCCGTCGGAACCGAGGCCGGAGGCTTAACCCTGGAGGATGGAATGTTCAGTTTCTCCGTCAAGAGAGCGCCTGAATTGAAAGTCAGGTTTCAATATTCTGGCTCCGACACGACCCTCACGGTCGTTACGGATCCGGGAGTCAACGAATATGCTATCGAGATGCTTCTCGGTCAAAAGAAAACCATGACCATGGATGTGGTCGTCATTACAGCCGGCAAGCATGAGCAAACCTTGGCGGATGTCGTGACGTCCATGGATGTGATTGGCCAAAAGAGTGTGGATCTCCAGATTTCGAGCGATATCGAGGACGCACTGGTACAGAGCTCCGGGGTGGATATCATCGACGGTCAGCCCAACATCCGAGGCAGCTCAGGCTATGCCTACGGTGTCGGTAGCCGTGTCATGGTGATGCTTGACGGCTTGCCGTTGCTGTCGCCGGATGCTGGATATGTGCAGTTTGACCTGATCCCGACCGACAACATCGCTCAAATCGAGGTGATGAAGGGCGCATCGTCCGTGCTATACGGTTCGAGTGCCATGGGTGGGGTCATCAACGTGATCATGGCGGATGCGCCAGAGGAGCCTAAAACTTCAATTCGTTTGCGTGGTGCAATGTACGATTCGCCTTATGACAAGCGGTTGGACTGGGATAGCACCAAATCCGCCAAAAATGCAGGCATCAACATTTTCCACAGTCGCAAGATCGGCCGCCACGACTTGGTCCTTCTCGGAGACTTCTGGAGAAATACGGGATGGCGCCACGGCACCGGCTCCACCGAAGGTCGTGCCCAAATCATGACCAAATTCAGGCCAAAGGCCGTGCCCGGCATGGTTTGGGGCATCAATGCAAGCACGAAATTCGATTCCAGCACAACCTTTTTGTTTTGGGACTCTTACATTCCTGCCGACACTTTTTACGCGTTTGCAAGCGATGAGCCGCGCTACAATTCGCTGGGAGCCTATTCTGGCCAGAATTCTGCACGCTCACAGTTCAATACACGTTTTACCGTTGATCCTTATATCAAGTATTTGACGCCCAAAGGCAACATCCACAACTACCGTGGACGTTACATGCGCACCAACAACAACAACGATACAGGGCAGGGTAGCCACAACACGATGTGGTACAATGATTATCAATTTTCCACCCATCTCTGGGAAAACCGGATCAACTGGGTTTCCGGTGCGACGGCATCCTTTAATTTTTCAGATGGCGACAGCCTTTACGGCGGCGACCACAAAGCAGTCAACTTGGCGGTTTATACGCAGTTTGATGCAAGGCTCACTGAAAAGTTGAATGCAACCATCGGGGGTCGATTTGACAACTGGCAAATTGACGACAGCGTCAACAACCGTTCCCCGATTTTCAGGGCTGGTTTGAACTACGAGTTTGTCAAAGGCTCCAACATCCGTACTTCATTTGGTCAGGCATTTCGCAGTCCGTCGATTGCTGAGCGTTACACCAATACTTTCGCAAGTGGCTTGACGATTGCTCCTAATCCTGATTTGCTCGTCGAAAAGGGCTTTTCAGCTGAAATTGGCTACCGCCAAGGTTTCCTTTGGCAGTCAAAAACCCGTTCAGACCGCAGTTTGTTGGGCTATGTTGACGTCGCAGGATTTGTGATGAATTATCAAAACATGATCGAGTTTGGCGTGCAAACCCCGGACACGTTTATCCTGACGGAATTGGTACCGGTGTTCACCGCCAAGAATTTTGCCCATGCGCGTACCGCCGGGGTTGAAGCAACAGCGATGCTGCAATACACCATGGGTAAGTTGCGATTTGATTTGAACGGGGGTATCACATATATCAACCCAGTCAATTTGGATCCTTCTCCAGATTCTTTGCAGGTAGATTTGCTCAACTTGATGGGTCCGCAAGACAATCCGACCAACAATGAGGCATTTGGTATGTTGCTGAGTATGCTCACAACGGAAGATATGCCAGGGCACCGTGTAGATAATCCTAAGGTCCTGAAATACAGAAGTAAATGGCTCAATCGTGTGAGTGCTACCGTAGGCTATGGGGCCTTTAACCTCACCTGCAACTACCGCTACAAGTCGGCAGTGTTGGCAATTGACCAGTTTTTGTATGCCGCGATTCCAGGTGCATCTGATTGGGTGAAGGCCCACCCCAAAGGTTATGGTTTGGTCGACATCATTGCTTCGGCACAGGTGACAAAGGGATTCCAAATTGCTTTGAGTGCTGAAAATGCCTTCAACCGCGAATACGTGATTTTGCCAGGTATCATCGGCGAGCAACGGAATTTCAATATCCAGATGAAATACGTGTTCTGA
- the recG gene encoding ATP-dependent DNA helicase RecG has product MAVFNFWKQEITYLKKVGPKRAEMLNADAGIFFFGDLLTYFPRKYVDRSQVHRIRDIRSDMAQVTLLGKITAFEEVKGQKGGRLNATFTDGSGEIELVWFKGLRYVKETLKIGEEIVVFGSPKIFGRSIQIAHPEIEKGKSPEEMVHSLKIIPLYASTEKLKNAGLDSKGFRAIVSNMMEMGKDEIAENLSPAIMQKYGLLSRRNAFMQIHFPDDFQMLEKGQNRLKFEEFFFFQLIMAHRKLVEQPLRPSHPFPVVGRHFNEFYEKYIPFELTGAQKRVLKEIRADLRRPIQMNRLVQGDVGSGKTMVAFMAMLLALDNGFQAAIMAPTEILAEQHYSKIKGYGAPMGVRVAMLTGSVKGAARKQLLLELAGGHIDILVGTHALIEDHVRFQRLGLVVVDEQHKFGVMQRAKLWSKADLSPHNMVMTATPIPRTLALTLFGDIDVSKIDELPPGRKPVLTAVRTEAQRLQVFGFMQKEIEAGRQVYVVYPLVEENEKLDFIAVTEGYEAMSRRFPDLHVGIVHGRMKPEAKDFEMQRFKKGETKILVATTVIEVGVDVPNASVMVIENSNRFGLSQLHQLRGRVGRGAEQSYCILMASEKNSEDAKKRLRAMVDTHDGFKIAEIDLKLRGHGDFLGTRQSGVIPELRLANFIEDGELFEIAREAAFSLISEDPALAKPENQGIRAYLDQYRKKYGFLKDIA; this is encoded by the coding sequence ATGGCGGTCTTCAATTTCTGGAAACAGGAGATTACCTACCTCAAAAAGGTCGGTCCCAAGCGTGCAGAAATGCTCAACGCCGATGCGGGCATCTTCTTTTTTGGGGACTTGCTCACCTATTTTCCCCGCAAATACGTCGACCGCTCCCAAGTCCACCGCATCCGGGACATCCGCTCAGACATGGCGCAAGTGACGCTACTTGGGAAAATCACCGCATTCGAAGAGGTCAAAGGGCAAAAGGGCGGCAGACTCAACGCAACTTTTACCGACGGATCTGGCGAAATCGAATTGGTTTGGTTCAAAGGCCTGCGTTACGTCAAGGAGACTTTGAAGATCGGGGAGGAAATCGTCGTTTTCGGCAGCCCCAAAATTTTTGGCCGCAGCATTCAAATCGCCCATCCGGAGATCGAAAAGGGGAAAAGTCCGGAGGAAATGGTCCATAGCCTGAAAATCATTCCCCTGTACGCCTCCACCGAAAAGCTGAAGAACGCGGGGCTTGATTCGAAGGGATTTCGTGCCATCGTCAGCAATATGATGGAGATGGGCAAGGATGAAATTGCCGAAAACCTCTCTCCCGCGATCATGCAAAAGTATGGTCTGCTTTCCAGAAGGAATGCATTCATGCAAATCCACTTTCCTGACGATTTTCAAATGCTCGAAAAGGGGCAAAATCGGCTGAAATTCGAGGAATTTTTCTTTTTTCAGTTGATCATGGCGCATCGCAAGCTGGTGGAGCAACCGCTGCGGCCAAGCCATCCTTTTCCGGTGGTGGGGCGGCATTTCAACGAATTCTACGAAAAATACATCCCGTTTGAACTGACAGGTGCCCAAAAGCGGGTGCTGAAGGAGATCAGGGCGGATTTGCGGCGACCGATTCAGATGAATCGGCTCGTGCAGGGCGACGTCGGTTCGGGCAAGACGATGGTCGCGTTTATGGCAATGCTGCTGGCGCTGGACAATGGTTTTCAGGCTGCGATCATGGCGCCGACGGAGATTTTGGCGGAACAGCATTACTCGAAAATCAAGGGCTACGGCGCGCCCATGGGCGTGCGTGTGGCCATGCTCACCGGCAGCGTCAAGGGCGCAGCGCGCAAGCAACTCCTCCTCGAATTGGCTGGCGGCCACATTGACATTCTCGTGGGGACCCACGCGCTCATCGAAGACCATGTGCGTTTCCAGCGACTGGGCTTGGTCGTGGTCGATGAGCAGCACAAATTCGGGGTGATGCAACGCGCCAAACTCTGGAGCAAGGCCGACCTCAGCCCGCACAACATGGTCATGACCGCGACGCCCATCCCACGCACGCTTGCGCTCACGCTCTTTGGCGACATCGACGTGAGCAAAATCGACGAATTGCCTCCCGGGCGCAAGCCTGTACTCACGGCAGTACGCACGGAAGCGCAACGCCTGCAGGTATTCGGATTCATGCAAAAGGAAATCGAGGCCGGTCGGCAGGTCTATGTGGTTTATCCTTTGGTGGAGGAGAATGAAAAGCTCGATTTTATTGCCGTCACCGAAGGGTATGAAGCGATGTCGCGGCGTTTTCCGGATTTGCATGTCGGCATCGTACACGGGCGCATGAAGCCGGAAGCCAAGGATTTTGAAATGCAACGCTTCAAAAAGGGCGAAACGAAGATTTTGGTGGCGACGACTGTGATTGAGGTTGGCGTGGACGTACCCAATGCGTCCGTGATGGTGATTGAAAATTCGAATCGGTTTGGGTTGTCGCAGCTGCATCAATTGCGGGGTAGGGTAGGGCGTGGCGCGGAACAGAGCTATTGCATTCTCATGGCAAGCGAAAAAAACAGCGAAGATGCCAAAAAGCGCCTCCGCGCCATGGTCGATACCCATGATGGCTTCAAAATCGCTGAAATTGACCTCAAGTTGCGTGGCCACGGCGACTTTCTCGGTACAAGGCAAAGCGGTGTGATTCCCGAGCTCCGCCTCGCCAACTTCATCGAGGACGGCGAATTGTTTGAAATCGCAAGGGAAGCCGCATTTTCCTTGATTTCCGAGGATCCCGCACTTGCCAAGCCTGAAAATCAGGGCATTCGGGCATATTTGGATCAGTACCGCAAAAAATACGGTTTTTTGAAAGACATCGCCTGA